Proteins from a genomic interval of Debaryomyces hansenii CBS767 chromosome E complete sequence:
- a CDS encoding DEHA2E07172p (weakly similar to uniprot|P40209 Saccharomyces cerevisiae YMR136W GAT2 Protein containing GATA family zinc finger motifs) codes for MGSFDTNTSAKPRISTNDGERPRSNVKLPSIHELTSNSSIDGRGHSSISPRVSHGNIHHQGMGNDTLDRYRYPINPSIPGYYTGSESRGSIGPSPIETHINPINKILPTPATSYSDKPPQTQYRYYQSPPALSYPHHIVYPPQQAVYYPQYAPPVPTVSGSNPFVAPEVINKTNNVCQRCGTTETPEWRRGPGGVKTLCNACGLFHAKLVKRKGAALAAEEVLNNKVCKGKNGRRISIKKNFIDDDRLNSGLFPSPAAPANTTKNTTKHVGELPPPATSSVSPALIRH; via the coding sequence ATGGGTTCATTTGATACCAATACAAGTGCAAAGCCTCGTATCAGCACGAATGATGGAGAACGTCCAAGAAGCAATGTCAAGCTACCGTCGATTCATGAATTGACCTCAAACTCGTCTATAGATGGACGTGGCCATTCATCGATATCTCCGAGGGTGTCACACGGGAATATACACCACCAAGGCATGGGAAATGATACTCTTGATAGATACAGGTACCCCATAAATCCTTCAATCCCAGGGTACTATACTGGAAGTGAAAGCAGGGGTTCTATTGGACCTAGTCCCATAGAAACACATATAAAcccaataaataaaatattgcCCACGCCAGCTACTTCATACTCCGACAAACCACCACAGACGCAATACCGATACTATCAATCGCCTCCAGCATTATCATACCCCCATCATATAGTATATCCACCCCAACAGGCGGTATATTATCCCCAATATGCTCCACCGGTACCGACAGTTTCTGGTAGCAATCCGTTCGTTGCACCCGAGGTTATAAATAAGACTAATAACGTATGCCAGAGATGTGGTACTACTGAGACTCCTGAATGGCGACGGGGTCCCGGTGGTGTGAAGACATTGTGCAATGCGTGTGGCTTATTTCATGCAAAATTGGTTAAAAGGAAAGGTGCTGCTTTGGCCGCGGAAGAagttttaaataataaagtctGCAAAGGAAAGAACGGTAGAAGAATATCgatcaaaaagaattttatcGATGACGATCGTTTAAACAGTGGGCTTTTTCCGTCTCCAGCTGCTCCTGCTAACACTACTAAAAATACCACCAAACATGTCGGTGAGCTCCCACCACCAGCTACATCTCTGGTTTCTCCGGCTTTAATTCGTCattaa
- a CDS encoding DEHA2E07326p (no similarity) → MTCQEGICNTTLGHRDTRFMTLDTTLVYGSTIGSNALDANLTGYSIPGFIPPRIFISSGN, encoded by the coding sequence ATGACGTGTCAGGAAGGGATATGCAATACGACATTGGGACATCGTGACACGCGGTTTATGACATTGGACACGACTTTGGTGTATGGTAGTACCATTGGGTCAAATGCTTTAGACGCCAACCTAACAGGGTATTCCATTCCAGGGTTTATTCCACCCCGGATATTTATTAGTAGCGGTAATTAA
- a CDS encoding DEHA2E07260p (weakly similar to uniprot|Q08412 Saccharomyces cerevisiae YOR042W CUE5 Protein containing a CUE domain that binds ubiquitin which may facilitate intramolecular monoubiquitination), with protein MTKKNNKSTGDTLNVVSSEPIDSIEETGKNSKDSEEIETGAKAEADEKESDETNANVTKSSDIEEKSKDVTDVTDNKEQNTTVADKKSEANATDKEDSVASAVDKKEVGVEKKEYAADQKVDASANTDAEQGGKTDSKGTEAEEEAPAPPPRPVSPLTQIKQDLKDAFPNVEEKLVTAVLIASQGNPDPAFNALLYISDPSVEAEIPEPAPPVPSKQVNRPKNTLTDDELLARKLQKEFELEDKRRRAQHHDRERRRRRHQSQPEDLEDDSVDEFGQIKESFSQGFEEARTTLNGWVSGIAKKFQEPTDDAIQSKEPQSQNPKLFGALGGSSFTKQNKKNTFDEDPRIISNDLHSEINLKDNDEDEQDAPTLPKRQRDQVNKEKSAQSDSYMDSNKKWQSLNSDVPVNSDAFLVTDSEDEDTGVTTYDTKKTKQSS; from the coding sequence ATGACAAAGAAAAACAATAAATCGACAGGAGATACATTGAATGTTGTCTCTTCAGAAccaattgattcaattgaagaaactgGTAAAAATTCGAAAGATTCAGAAGAAATTGAGACTGGAGCTAAGGCTGAAGCAGACGAAAAGGAAAGCGACGAAACGAATGCTAATGTGACCAAATCGTCGGATATCGAAGAAAAAAGTAAGGATGTGACTGATGTTACCGATAATAAAGAGCAAAACACCACTGTTGCTGATAAAAAGAGTGAGGCCAACGCCACTGATAAAGAGGATAGTGTAGCAAGTGCTGTTGATAAGAAGGAAGTTGGcgttgaaaagaaagaatatGCTGCTGACCAAAAGGTAGATGCGAGTGCAAATACTGATGCGGAACAGGGTGGCAAAACTGATAGTAAGGGAACCGAAGCAGAGGAAGAAGCGCCAGCACCACCTCCAAGACCCGTTTCACCTTTAACACAAATAAAACAGGACTTGAAGGATGCATTCCCCAACGTTGAAGAGAAACTTGTTACTGCAGTCTTAATTGCGTCTCAAGGTAACCCAGACCCTGCATTCAATGCGTTGTTATATATCTCTGATCCTTCTGTTGAAGCGGAAATTCCAGAACCGGCGCCACCAGTGCCAAGTAAGCAAGTGAACAGGCCAAAAAATACTTTGACCGATGATGAGTTATTAGCAAGAAAGTTGCAGAAAGAGTTCGAACTTGAGGACAAGAGAAGGCGGGCTCAGCATCACGACCGCgagagaagaagaagacgcCATCAATCGCAACCAGAAGATTTGGAGGACGACAGTGTCGACGAATTTGGCCAAATTAAAGAGAGCTTTTCCCAAGGATTCGAAGAAGCTAGAACCACATTAAATGGCTGGGTCAGTGGTATAGCTAAAAAGTTCCAGGAACCAACAGATGACGCCATACAATCGAAGGAACCGCAATCGCAAAATCCTAAACTTTTTGGTGCATTAGGTGGATCGTCGTTTACAAAAcagaacaagaagaatacGTTTGATGAAGATCCACGTATTATCTCGAATGATTTACATAGCGAAATTAACTTGAAGGACAACGACGAAGATGAACAAGATGCTCCAACGTTACCTAAACGTCAGAGGGATCAAGTAAATAAGGAAAAATCAGCTCAGTCAGATAGCTATATGGACTCGAATAAGAAGTGGCAATCTTTGAATTCAGACGTGCCTGTCAATTCAGATGCATTTCTAGTTACTGATAGCGAGGATGAAGATACCGGCGTGACAACTTATGATACAAAGAAGACAAAGCAATCGTCTTGA
- a CDS encoding DEHA2E07238p (similar to C. albicans fungus|CA0668|IPF18910.3f) has protein sequence MTVTEFPPLLSEEDLQKYKVPLRWRDRCAANFALYHICLKRQSANSSVDCKHDKHVWEECENLDFIRRQKELEQAKEKRRSELQ, from the exons ATGACCGTTACTGAATTCCCACCACTTC TttctgaagaagatttacAAAAGTATAAGGTTCCATTGCGTTGGAGAGACAGATGTGCCGCTAACTTCGCTCTTTACCACATATGTCTTAAGAGACAATCTGCCAATTCGTCCGTTGACTGTAAGCACGATAAACACGTTTGGGAAGAGTGTGAAAACTTGGATTTCATAAGAAGACAAAAGGAGTTAGAACAAGCAAAGGAAAAGAGAAGATCAGAATTACAATAA
- a CDS encoding DEHA2E07194p (no similarity) — translation MQAATSIQARENNVYMKVWRYRHRIEHYGSAGGHRKGTRLGERAWAYGQVFLAWIFIYISESYIRGISYVSAYPLEISCNNKLNQATRFCALKE, via the coding sequence ATGCAAGCAGCCACCTCGATTCAGGCCAGGGAAAATAATGTTTACATGAAAGTTTGGAGATATAGACATAGGATAGAACATTATGGTAGTGCAGGTGGTCACCGCAAAGGTACTCGATTAGGCGAGAGGGCTTGGGCGTATGGGCAAGTATTTTTAGCATGGatctttatttatatctCAGAACTGTATATTAGGGGTATATCGTATGTCAGCGCCTACCCACTTGAGATTTCATGCAACAATAAGTTAAATCAAGCGACTAGATTCTGCGCTTTAAAGGAATAG
- a CDS encoding DEHA2E07304p (similar to CA4068|IPF5922 Candida albicans IPF5922): MAASLAEVKVSKRTIGELEDITNNDGYHNNKKMKMNMNFKNMYFKGEGDERKRPQQQRSPSPSDLSSSSPTKSRTKSVTFELSQNKQYENSPLLTPKDDDDDYNDDDVNGAVDMAENTVQNEALGAQLGTNCDYLALTSSLRLLNTNKGKIEREIVDLSQMLDFHAKTPDKGEIIDFFSKLVDNKLNLPQQNKILRCPLIDWSKYHNGLTNVSKESFEACANEKSLFRTLNLFNSK, translated from the coding sequence ATGGCAGCTAGTTTGGCGGAAGTGAAGGTTAGTAAGAGAACGATCGGGGAGTTGGAGGACATAACCAATAACGACGGGTACCACAATAacaagaagatgaagatgaacatgaatttcaaaaacatGTATTTCAAGGGTGAGGGCGACGAAAGGAAGCGTCCGCAACAACAGAGGTCACCATCGCCGTCGGACTTGTCGTCTTCATCCCCCACGAAGCTGCGTACGAAATCGGTGACATTTGAGTTGTCTCAGAATAAGCAGTATGAGAATTCGCCGCTATTAACGCCGAAAGACGACGATGACGACTACAACGATGACGATGTGAATGGGGCTGTAGATATGGCCGAGAATACGGTCCAAAATGAGGCTCTAGGGGCCCAGTTGGGTACCAACTGCGACTATCTTGCGTTGACTTCATCGTTGCGCCTATTGAACACCAACAAGGGCAAGATTGAAAGGGAAATCGTGGACTTGTCGCAGATGTTGGATTTCCACGCCAAAACCCCCGATAAGGGAGAAATCATTGACTTTTTCTCGAAGTTGGTTGATAACAAATTGAACTTGCCCCAGCAAAATAAGATCTTGAGGTGCCCATTGATCGACTGGTCCAAGTACCACAATGGCTTGACCAACGTGAGTAAGGAGAGTTTTGAAGCCTGTGCAAACGAAAAACTGTTGTTCAGAACTCTCAACTTgtttaattcaaaataa
- a CDS encoding DEHA2E07282p (similar to uniprot|Q9I565 Pseudomonas aeruginosa PA0880 Probable ring-cleaving dioxygenase): protein MNIESLDHLVLTVKNIEESIRFYTSVLGMQVESFKGNRKALRFGNQKINLHEHGHEFEPKACHPVPGSADLCFVASTSIEEVADHLKKNDVTIIEGPVKRTGAIGSITSLYIRDPDLNLIELSNYN, encoded by the coding sequence ATGAACATCGAATCTTTGGATCATTTGGTACTTACTGTTAAGAATATCGAGGAATCAATCAGGTTCTATACAAGTGTCCTTGGTATGCAAGTAGAACTGTTCAAAGGCAATCGTAAGGCACTTCGATTCGGAAACCAGAAGATCAACCTACATGAACATGGCCATGAATTTGAGCCAAAAGCATGCCATCCGGTTCCTGGTTCTGCAGATCTCTGTTTTGTGGCGAGTACACTGATTGAAGAGGTTGCAGatcatttaaaaaaaaatgatgTTACAATAATAGAAGGTCCTGTTAAAAGAACAGGTGCTATTGGAAGTATTACTTCATTATATATCCGTGACCCTGACTTAAATTTGATAGAGTTATCtaattataattga
- a CDS encoding DEHA2E07150p (similar to uniprot|P36151 Saccharomyces cerevisiae YKR070W), with translation MLLTRHPINVVRPLGHYLRCSTRRFSKVSDIAFVFDIDGVLLRGSKTLPTAKPALELLNEHKVPFILLTNGGGVTESARANFLSSAIGVPISPLQIVQSHTPMKAFAHNNQFDRVLVVGGDKDNARECANEYGFKDVIMPIDIVNADPSISAHHRIAAEEFKYALSPEKLNIEKPVSAILVFNDARDMGTDTQIILDLLNSENGVIGTKRSITSINDKHKPSIPIVFSNNDFLWANDYKLPRFGQGALRIMIEALYKEVNGLKENEKLQSEILGKPFPIQYDFAHNVLIDWNTKMAENNTNDLNQLLPKLNEKPTNSPFRKIYMIGDNPASDIMGANVNGWESLLLRTGVYKDADWDTIVAKPSAGVHDDVLESIRFALRENSVM, from the coding sequence ATGTTATTAACTAGACACCCAATTAATGTTGTTAGGCCATTAGGTCATTATTTACGTTGTTCTACTCGAAGATTTTCAAAAGTTTCAGATATTGCATTTGTTTTCGACATAGATGGTGTATTACTCCGTGGGTCGAAGACATTGCCAACAGCCAAGCCAGCATTAGAACTATTAAATGAACATAAAGTCCcgtttatattattaactaATGGTGGAGGTGTTACAGAATCAGCAAGAGCCAATTTCCTATCATCTGCGATCGGAGTCCCCATTTCTCCTTTGCAAATAGTTCAGAGTCATACACCAATGAAAGCATTTGCAcataataatcaatttgacAGGGTATTGGTTGTGGGTGGAGATAAAGATAATGCCAGAGAGTGTGCGAATGAATACGGCTTTAAAGATGTGATTATGCCTATTGACATTGTGAATGCTGATCCTTCTATATCAGCCCATCATAGGATTGCCGCAGAGGAATTTAAATATGCCTTGAGTCCAGAAAAGCTCAATATAGAAAAGCCAGTGAGCGCAATTTTGGTGTTCAATGATGCTAGAGATATGGGGACAGATACGCAAATAATCcttgatttattaaattcagaAAATGGGGTCATTGGAACGAAGCGATCCATTACCAGTATCAACGATAAACATAAACCTTCTATTCCAATTGTCTTTAGCAACAATGACTTTTTATGGGCAAATGACTATAAGCTTCCAAGATTTGGACAAGGTGCGCTAAGAATTATGATTGAAGCATTGTATAAAGAGGTGAATGGCTTGAAGGAAAACGAGAAATTGCAATCAGAAATTTTGGGTAAGCCATTTCCGATACAATACGATTTTGCTCATAATGTTTTAATTGATTGGAATACGAAAATGGCTGAGAATAATACTAATGACTTGAATCAACTCTTGccaaaattgaatgaaaaaCCTACAAATTCACCCTttagaaaaatttacaTGATTGGTGATAACCCTGCATCAGATATTATGGGTGCTAATGTTAATGGTTGggaatcattattattgagGACGGGTGTTTACAAGGATGCAGATTGGGATACAATTGTTGCAAAACCCTCGGCTGGTGTTCATGATGATGTTTTAGAATCAATTAGATTTGCATTGCGTGAAAATTCTGTTATGTAG